A single Dreissena polymorpha isolate Duluth1 chromosome 14, UMN_Dpol_1.0, whole genome shotgun sequence DNA region contains:
- the LOC127857200 gene encoding uncharacterized protein LOC127857200, giving the protein MTVETIRVKEDHVINGENIYIKPYGAFPVYTKLSAELDPASASILEADQEFRDELELCEGLEIKRKDGAIKSLTGDWFQLEWVWEKIDGFTRHQSRIQNKIQRTFSRSISSEQALGDQTKSPLLGTTESKRGIEDRPPASAHNDDNGVKMSNPQMYKGGANHSATIRAQMRDGDERDKVSKGQTQTFKLDFQKDGTETSKASVHCQTDHKSNTSHPLKSTTKSLTNSVLNESGENAVVGSEIEIMGKTDTVLSLDFKYGGLKVSVYVGMITMEETDVIVNAAMGPLVNGGGVAWAIASNASPQLQEQCDDYVKKYGSVRTSGVMHTVAGGNLSSNVKHVIHAVGPVWDVLNQDDKCMRQLTMTFLNALKYGNEELRVASISFPLISSGIFGCPVEVCTRSFLYAILLFGSQYPDAGLKEIHLVNNDENNTGLTVASLRDMIQQGSVHLLDKARRIDREFDGIETVVRVAGQKLALDERTTRDDLPSLSDTNRKGHTSVKTKLTTDVSKTVGYEPRPQPPPPNTIMSNKTDKKKK; this is encoded by the exons GTTTATACGAAACTTAGTGCAGAGCTGGATCCAGCATCCGCGAGCATCCTAGAGGCGGATCAAGAATTCCGAGATGAATTAGAACTCTGCGAAGGTCTTGAGATAAAGAGAAAAGATGGTGCTATTAAAAGCCTAACCGGAGACTGGTTTCAGCTGGAATGGGTTTGGGAAAAGATAGATGGATTCACAAGACATCAGTCACGAATCCAGAATAAAATACAACGAACTTTTAGTCGTTCTATAAGCTCTGAACAGGCGCTTGGTGATCAAACAAAATCACCGCTGTTGGGGACAACGGAAAGCAAACGCGGAATTGAAGACAGACCACCCGCTTCTGCTCATAATGACGATAACGGTGTGAAAATGAGTAATCCACAAATGTACAAGGGAGGTGCCAACCATTCGGCGACGATAAGAGCGCAGATGCGCGATGGTGATGAACGAGATAAAGTAAGCAAAGGCCAAACCCAAACATTTAAGTTAGACTTTCAAAAGGATGGCACGGAGACGTCTAAGGCGAGTGTCCATTGCCAGACTGATCACAAATCGAACACTTCGCATCCATTGAAGTCAACAACAAAATCGCTGACGAATTCTGTGCTAAACGAATCTGGCGAAAACGCAGTCGTTGGAAGTGAAATAGAAATAATGGGTAAAACGGATACGGTTTTAAGCCTGGACTTCAAGTATGGCGGATTGAAAGTCAGCGTTTATGTAGGCATGATAACCATGGAAGAAACAGACGTTATCGTAAACGCTGCCATGGGGCCGCTTGTTAACGGCGGCGGCGTCGCATGGGCAATAGCTTCAAACGCTAGCCCGCAGCTACAGGAGCAGTGCGACGATTACGTAAAAAAATATGGCAGTGTACGAACGTCTGGCGTCATGCATACGGTCGCTGGTGGGAATTTGAGCTCCAACGTCAAACACGTGATTCACGCTGTTGGGCCGGTGTGGGACGTCTTGAATCAAGATGACAAGTGTATGCGGCAGTTGACCATGACCTTCTTGAACGCATTGAAGTATGGGAATGAAGAATTACGTGTGGCATCCATTTCCTTTCCGCTGATAAGCTCCG GAATATTCGGCTGTCCAGTGGAGGTTTGCACAAGGTCGTTTCTCTACGCCATCCTCCTGTTTGGGAGCCAATACCCTGACGCTGGCTTAAAGGAGATCCATTTAGTGAACAATGATGAGAATAACACCGGTCTTACAGTCGCTTCTTTACGAGACATGATTCAGCAGGGAAGTGTGCATCTTCTAGATAAGGCCAGACGAATTGACAGGGAATTTGACG GTATTGAAACTGTGGTCCGAGTCGCCGGACAGAAACTCGCGCTGGATGAAAGAACAACAAGAGACGATCTACCCTCCCTGTCGGACACCAACAGAAAGGGCCACACATCTGTAAAGACAAAACTCACGACAGATGTCAGCAAAACCGTTGGCTATGAGCCGAGACCTCAGCCGCCACCCCCAAATACAATTATGTCCAATAAAACAGACAAAAAGAAGAAATAA